One window from the genome of Salmo salar chromosome ssa25, Ssal_v3.1, whole genome shotgun sequence encodes:
- the LOC106586813 gene encoding thymosin beta-12: MSDKPDLAEVSNFDKTKLKKTETQEKNPLPTKETIEQEKQATA; encoded by the exons ATGTCTGACAAGCCAGATCTTGCGGAAGTCTCCAACTTTGACAAGACCAAGTTGAAGAAGACCGAAACGCAGGAGAAAAACCCCTTGCCCACCAAAGAAA CCATTGAACAGGAGAAGCAAGCAACAGCATGA